A stretch of the Halanaerobiales bacterium genome encodes the following:
- a CDS encoding HIT family protein has product MHKKDCIFCNIIKGEIDSYKVYEDKRVYAFFDTNPINEYHTLVIPKNHYQDIFDIPEEELVAVIKATKKIANIYKEKLEVNNLQIFSNSGAKAEQDVFHFHMHIVPREENDGQDINWSTKPELQEKFDQLIEKLDN; this is encoded by the coding sequence ATGCACAAAAAAGATTGTATTTTTTGTAATATAATTAAAGGTGAAATAGATTCTTATAAAGTTTATGAAGATAAAAGAGTTTATGCTTTTTTTGATACTAATCCCATAAATGAATACCATACCCTGGTTATTCCTAAAAATCACTATCAGGATATATTTGATATTCCTGAAGAAGAATTAGTGGCAGTTATAAAAGCTACCAAAAAAATTGCAAATATATATAAAGAGAAGTTGGAAGTAAATAACCTTCAAATATTTAGTAATTCTGGAGCTAAGGCTGAGCAGGATGTTTTCCATTTTCATATGCATATAGTACCCAGAGAAGAGAATGATGGACAGGATATTAACTGGTCAACCAAACCAGAGTTGCAGGAAAAATTTGATCAATTAATAGAAAAATTAGATAATTAA